GGTCCCCGGCGGCCAACTCGCGCTCTAACAACTCGTACTTCTTGTCCGGCATTGCTGTACGCAGCCTCTATTTGATGTATCCGCTCACTCGCCGCCGCATGCGCTGTCGGTCGCGGCCAGCCTCCCGGCCCTGCGCGAAAGATCGGCAGCGCGAACCGCCGGAGCAAAGTGCGCACCTTCTGCAGCGCTCCGCCGAACGCTCGGGTTCTTGACAGCAGCCTGTTCCTCTTCTGCAGCCGGTACGCTCGCGACCTTGCGCGATAGCCAATCGCTATTGCTCAACGTACACAGTGCATAAGCTTTCAAGGGCAGCAAAAGAGCAATGTTGATTGGTGTGTGCAACGAAAAGCCGATGAATCGCAGTTGGCGAGCACGAAACGCTGCAACACCGCAGCGAATGATGGTCATTGATGCGATCGTCACGATCGTCCACCACGGCACTGTGCCCGTTATAGCGAGCTGAGCGAACGCCATTATGGACGACAGGGCGAGAAGCAAGGGACCGATATTCTGTCCAACTACGTCGAGCGTCAGATAGCTATCAAGGTCTCGCAGCAGGCGCAGGCCGACGAAGGTGTCGCGGAAGGTGCTGCGCGCCCAACGCAATTGTTGACGCAAATAAGGGCCCATCTTGTCCGGGACCACTGTTGCCGCAATGGCGTCCGGGACGTACTCGGTTCGAAAGCCTGCCTTCAGCATGAGCATCGTAAGATGACGATCCTCACCGAAGTCACTCGGCTTACCGCGAAAGAACTGCGATTCGTATTGATCTAGCAGCAACAGAAGTGCAGACCTGCGATACATGGCGCACGGGCCGCAGCAACACATGACGGCGCCGAAGCGCGCCTGTGCCGCGCGTTCTTCATTGCAAGCCAACCAATATTCCATATCGATCAATCTGGTCAGCCAGGTGTCGTTTCGGTTGCTGGCAGTCAGTTGCCCCATGGCCGCCCCGACTTCCGGATTCTGCATCTTCAGCGCGAGCTTTGTGACCACGCCGGCGGCGAGCATCGTGTCGGAGTCGACGTTGAGCACCAGATCTCCGGTTGAGCGCCGTATTGCGGCTATCTGCGCCTTGCGCTTCCCAACGTTCTTGCCGAGCAGAATGAAGCTAAACCGAGCGTCGGTCGCGAAGATGGTGTGAACGGGCTCCAGAAGGGCACGATTTGCCGAACCGTCATCGATCACATAGACCCGCAATTCACCACTGTAGTCCTGGGTAGAGATGGATTGT
This genomic stretch from Bradyrhizobium sp. CCGB12 harbors:
- the nodC gene encoding chitooligosaccharide synthase NodC, which produces MDLLATTSTVAVSCYALLSTVYKSLQALYATPPNAPTPSGEPTYTAATLPSVDVIVPCFNEDPDTLAACLQSISTQDYSGELRVYVIDDGSANRALLEPVHTIFATDARFSFILLGKNVGKRKAQIAAIRRSTGDLVLNVDSDTMLAAGVVTKLALKMQNPEVGAAMGQLTASNRNDTWLTRLIDMEYWLACNEERAAQARFGAVMCCCGPCAMYRRSALLLLLDQYESQFFRGKPSDFGEDRHLTMLMLKAGFRTEYVPDAIAATVVPDKMGPYLRQQLRWARSTFRDTFVGLRLLRDLDSYLTLDVVGQNIGPLLLALSSIMAFAQLAITGTVPWWTIVTIASMTIIRCGVAAFRARQLRFIGFSLHTPINIALLLPLKAYALCTLSNSDWLSRKVASVPAAEEEQAAVKNPSVRRSAAEGAHFAPAVRAADLSRRAGRLAATDSACGGE